Within the Scomber scombrus chromosome 4, fScoSco1.1, whole genome shotgun sequence genome, the region TGTCAGGTCGTCATGGAGACAGAGTCAGCTGGCAAAATGCAGCTTCACAATAATCTGAATAGTAAATACAGATGTCTGATGATCTACTGATATATACTGATGATTAAAATGGACAATTTGTCTTGATAGCAACCCAGAGTGTTTGATCATCTTTATGACAGGAAGTAAACTGTGTCACAAATTCATTTTGCATTAAACAATAAAGGGTTGCACTTAACTTTACGTTCATCCCTGTTAACAGCTAATTAATGGTTcataacacaatataatgtaCTTGTAAGCAGTTATAAGTGTATATAAATGCATTTGTCCACAACAACCATAAGTAGAGCTGGTGTATAAACAGTATATGCATGTTAGAAgggaaatgacaaaaaatacattgaaaaagtAACTACAAATATCCACAGTGTTggagagtaactagttacatgtaacagtgttatgttatttaattagaaaataaatgtaagtgtaatctgttacagttactgatgaaaatgttgatgattacaaaggaggttacatctgaagtcacacctttaacattttactcaggaggtttttcctcattttttaatatttaatatttaacatgtgactgaatagtgaatacatatattgctatttttaattctttggaaccatattttgttataatttataaataaatcatgatgtgggcttatgtggagcacacatgggcttaaatggtgtcacagtaccaattaagctcatgtcagactttatccaaactttttttccaccttttattaaaaaaatatagtttatttcagtcactgaactcaaacacacatgtacaaacaaagcaaacaatcatATTTCCCCATTCCTTGTCCTCCATCGCCACCACAACTAGTGACAAGCCAAAGGGGGAAAACACAAgtaaaaataaaccaataaatcaataaataaataaagcagtttgcAACCGAAAAGAAAATTGACATTTAGAAGCTTGTGCACTTGTCTCAcctgaaacaaacataaacacagccCAGTATTAGTACCACTAACATAACAAAGCCTCTACCGCCCTCTACTGGCAAAAACTAATATCGCTAAACAACCAATGTGAAATCAGGTGAGGTTTCTCCTGTTTAAAAGTGACACAAAGCgttttaaataataacaacCAGAAACATAATAGTGGTGGGGACCAATGTAATGACACAAACTAATAAAATAGGAATTCTGCAAATAATCTTAGCCCCTATTATGTCCAGGGtgccaaacaaataaacactgattGACGAACCAGCATACTGGGTGTCTATGTCGTCAGAACATGTGACTTAGGAAGGtgactttggaaatgtaataagtaatataactattttaatgacttaatcaaagtaatgtaacttattacatttgatgacttttctaattttcctaaccaatgttttcagctgttaggataagtgttcccattaagcaccaaaatctaaattcagctgtttttcattgatactgacatgatttataagagagatcatttcttataaagcaacatttatctctcatttgaaaatgttttcattagttcatgtagattttggaatataggAGGAGATTGTATTCTTTTAATTTGCTATCACAACTTTTTAATGAGCAGGCTTTCTCACTTTACAGTATTACTGGCCTGGGGTCACCTGAAAGATAGGAACATTCTATGTATTTCTTCTCATGATAACGTTCTTCtaggaaaaagggaaaacaagtaaaatgaaaaacttgTTATGCCCAAGCTAGGGGGTGTCTGAAACACTAATtgatagcaaaaaaaaagaaataaagaaaaaagaaaaaaaaggtatcgagtactgatacccagccatatgtgtgtgtgtttgtgtatgtgtgtgagcaaaACGACATTAATCATACATTCACAATCCCTCAAATCATAACAATAAAGACCACGAAGACAAACTGTTAATATTTAATCGATAATGATTTATtatcaataacaataatttgTAGAATACATCTAAAAACTACATTGGTCACAAAAAGACAAGACGGGGTgcaagataataaataaaataggaGGTGGAGAGATCAGCTAAAGCAATGatgaaattatataaaattatgtaaaaatgacaagtttGGTCGTTCATCAGCCAATAGAAGCATTTATACATAATATACACAAGCTTTCTTTGTTACGGGAGAAACTTATAAAATATTATTCCCACCCACACAAAAGAAATTGTCAAGTCTGGAGACATCAGTGTGTACATAGAGACAATTTATGAATTATAAAATGTAAGTTTGgtaaggaaaaaagaaaaagaacctGTGAGATTTATCTACAGTTTGGGATTAAAAGACCCAATAACCAATAAGTATTCACgataatttttttttgtcacttgcTTTGAGATGCTCATCACATTACTGAGTTTCCAATATCGCAAACTGTATTTACAccaacaaattaattaaaaaagtacTCAAATTGCAAAGGATTAATGAAGGCCACACAGTAGTTAAGCAAGAAGGAGCCACATTAACATACATGTATCTCACCAAAAAGGCACCTCAACTGAAGTGTTCCTGCAACTTGTCACATGTTTATAACACACCGCTACGTCCACTGTGCTCATATGTATACCaagtgaagagaaaataaactgtgGACTTGAAAAGTTCAGATTCTGCAGTTGTAAAAAGTTGTGAAAATGACACATTACATAtttcataaaattaaaaatgacgaCAGCACCGGAGCCCTGCTCGGTGAAAATGATCTGCTGATGCCTCAGACAGGTGAAAACTTGTGTGGTTAAAACAGCTCTGAGGTGTTTTTCCATCCTTGTGAGAAAAAACATGGCAGGATACAGTTTAAGTGTCTGGTCTCTGGTTTAGGAGTCACTGGTTTTCAGTTTCAACTTGTGGGGCTGTGGCGACGCTCGTCTCCTCTGCCGGTTGTGGGGCGTCTTTGCTAGAGGccacctccacttcctcctccagcGCCCTGTCGCTGCTGGGAGACTGGAAGCCGCTATCGTCATAAGGAGGCGGGGGGAATTCAGCTGTGGCCTCTGGGGGAACTTCTTCGGCAGGAGGCGGTGGTGGCGGCACCTCCTCTGATACCTCCTGGTTggtaggtggtggtggtggttgttgcTCCTCTTCCACCAGCTGGCTGTTATCACCCTGAGCCTTCTCCTCTGTAGCTGTAGATGATTCACCCTTCAGCTGCACCTCTTCTTTATCCTGCTCCTCTGGTTTGGCCTCCACTGGTTTGGCCTCCACTGGTTTGGCCTCCACTGGTTTGGCCTCCACTGGTTTGGCCTCCACTGGTTTGGCCTCCACTGGTTTGGCCTCCACTGGTTTGGCCTCCTCGGGTTTGGCCTCCTCGGGTTTGGCCTCCTCGGGTTTGGCCTCCTCGGGTTTGGCCTCCACTGGTTTGGCCTCCACTGGTTTGGCCTCCTCTGGTTTGGCCTCCACTGGTTTGGCCTCCTCTGGTTTGGCCTCCACTGGTTTGGCCTCCACTGGTTTGGCCTCCTCTGGTTTGGCCTCCACTGGTTTGGCCTCCTCTGGTTTGGCCTCCTCTGGTTTGGCCTCCACTGGTTTGGCCTCCTCTGGTTTGGCCTCCACTGGTTTGGCCTCCTCTGGTTTGGCCTCCACTGGTTTGGCCTCCACTGGTTTGGCCTCCTCTGGTTTGGCCTCCTCTGGTTTGGCCTCCTCTGGTTTGGCCTCCACTGGTTTGGCCTCCTCTGCCTTCAAGACCGAACTACTGGACAGGTCTGGAGGGTTCTCTGTGGGTTTGGGACATGGAGACTCATTCTGGTCAGGAGAcaattcctcctcctccttctcctcgtCGCTGCCCTCCTCTGGGATATCATTGATGCCGGCCACCTCCACGCAAGACTCACTGGGCAAGACCGGGGAATCTTCCACCTGGATCATGGACACCACCtgcttcatcctcctcctcttctgggATTCCCCATCTTCACCCTGGGCATCACCCTCAGTGTCCTCCCCTGCTGcgtccgcctcctcctcctgggcTCCTCCGTACTCCCCGGCCCAGTCGATGGACGGGCTTTCTCCCAGCAGCTGCAGGCTGGGGTCGCTGTTGCTCAGGACGATGCTGTCCCTGTACAGGTTGTGTCTCCTCTGGACTGCCGCCTCCTTCACagctacagacagacagacagatgaggttaaaatgtgctttgacagacactcaatgtagaaaaaaaacataagtaGGTCTGAAGAAGGATTTCAACACATATAAAAAGGAGAACATATTAAGACCTGGCGGTAATGTTCAGGACCTAAATGAACAACATCCCAGCCaacatgtccatgtgggccccacatgggtgaACAACCTGTTCACCACTAGTTTACTGAGTTTAACTGTGGTGTAAAACCTGGAACATGGACTCATATAATAAGGCTTCATAGTTATAAAGTTATAAATGCTTCATTGGGGCTAATGAAGGAACCTCTTATCTTAAAGTAAAACAGTTTTGGTCATTGATTGATGATCTCAAATATGAatgaacagattttttttgcattttcaaaatgtatcattcatcattggacaaaacaagacaattgAATACACCAGATGGGGCTTTCGGGGTCATTCATCGTGGTGGACATTCATTTCactattttctcacattttaaagGCTAAACAGTTGATTACAAAATCAAATGAGCAGATccatcaaaaatgaaaaatatgttttagttGAATTACTTCATAGTTTTatagtttgtcctttttatttgatatgagaacaaatgcaaacaacagaaaatgtaaatgtgtattttcattgGAACAAAAAAGCAGAGGGAAACGCTTTTAATGATTCTAATAAAAAGAAGATTAACTTAGTAATTGGCTTTTTTGCTCCAATGGAAATGTAGTCATATTTCAAGATATTACTGCTTAAAatctctgaaacatgaaaagCTGCAATTAATAAAAATGCTCTCAAATACTTTACTTTACCATTGTTAAGAAAGCATTGTTATAGAACACCATTCACAATAATAAACCTGATGTGCTTTGGAGGATAATGAAATGTGTACttatatgaatatgtaaaaaataagtgAATATGATACCAGATGTATGGTTAGCTTCACATGTATACTGTGGCTGAATGAAGTTACAGGATTCTTAATGTATCCATTATTTAGGACTGCAAGTTTTTTGAGTATAGAAGCAGACAGGATGAAACGCGCTGACGAGGACTCACCCATCATGATGTCCTTCATGACCGAATGCAGCACCACCTCTTCAAAGATGTTCTCCACCAGGATGAAGCGGGAAAAGTCCTCAAAGATCAGCTCCTGGAAGCGTGGCAGCTCCTGGTGACATCAGACAGTCAAAGTCAGAGTCAGTCCgtgtttaaaataaactgaacacagaaataTGAACATAAAGACACAAGATAAAGACTGTAGGGAGACTCACCGAGGCACAGGAGGGGCTGAGCTGCTTCAGCATGTAAGGGATGAATATCTGGAGGAGAGCCTCACGGAAGAAACGCTTCCTCACTGTGCTGCTGTCATAGTCAAATTTctgaacaaaggaaaaaacagaagagtTATGTCATCATCAATACAGGAAAATAATGTTTAGAAGTAGTGTTGCTACCAGGGAGACTCCTTTCATTATCAGTCACCTCTTGACTTTATggtataaaataaaagcaaaatgcacCAAAACTCCTTCAAAACTCAAACTAAAtaattgcatgtgtgtggaAATTTCTAGATGTAAAGAGCTGATTAGAAACCTGATCAAATGTACACTTGGAGGAGTAACTGGTGTCCTCTAGGAGGATTCTACCTGGAGATCCTCTACCCACAGTAAGATAAACCAAGTTTTGCATTTACATAGGCTAAATAAAGCAGcatgtgtccctgtgtgtgtgctttaccTTAATGACTCTGTCCTGGCAGCGCTGGATGGTCTTACACAGCTCCTCTGTTCCCTGAGACTCTAAACTCTGGTGAAGAATCTGCTCAAATGTATAAACTGCATCATCCATTTGCtggggagagagcgagagagagagagagagagagcgagagagcgagagagcaagagagagagagagcgagagagagagagagagagagagcgagagagcgagagagcgagagagaacgAGAAAGATATGTGTTACATTTAATTTCGATGTGCCtgtgtatacattttttacCACATTTCCACCACTAGAGGGAGCTCACTTCTTATAGTTCTGCTGTGTTCAATCTGCAGCAactgtcaaactcattttactTCAAGTTGATGTCAagtgggccggaccagtaaaaccactgtATAATAACCTATAAAAAACATCATTCTATATAAATGATAACTTTACTATactaaaccatctatttacaaaacagatgaacaacctgaggtttttttttagaaaaaatagttcaaatgtttgtttctcaagattattttgtacaattgacaacattttgcacaatgttcaataaatgaatgttttaaatatgaccacaatatgtatttattgttttatcagataaaaaaaaattgcaataaCTTTTCtccaattttcatactttgcaaaccTATCCAGTGGGCCCGATTGGATCCCTTGGctggccggttctggcccacgggacGTATGTTTAACACCCCTGATCTACAATGTCACTGCCTCTCAGGTCTGTAACTCAATTGGAAACAAATGGAATGATCTCACTACACtttccattttaaaaacaccttaactttaacaatgaagacacttaaatgcatgttttccaACTGAGTAATGATGACTGGAGTGTGTTTATTGGTCCGTTTCATGAAAGCAGGAAGCATGGAGCATCTCTCTGCAGTTCAAACAAGGACACCAAATGAACTCAAATGAACTCACATAGCGTTTGTAGCATCATCTGCATTAGTGTTCAATAATTCACTTAGAACTAAATGACTTCCCGGTGGCAAAGACTCAAATATTGACCTCATTATCTCCCCGTCAACCTGCAGTGATCTGCTCCCAAACCACAAATACAGAACATACATGTTCTGTCTTCATGAATCTAAAAGGAATCCTAAGAGTCTGCTAGCAGTCGTGAATATTTTGGAAAGTGTGTAATTGTAAGCAGATTcctctttcccctttttttggACAATTGCAATCACAACAAAACTGTACTGAGAATATTTCTAACGGCATTTAAAAGGGGAACTCCACCATTTTTTTCTGGCAGTTTTTTGTGTCATGTGAAAACTGCTGTTTAAGGTCGTGTTGTTCACGAGGAGAGCGGTTAATGAAAGATGAAATTAAGGTGAATTGTAGGAACAGTCAGATCCAACCCTTTTGAGCTACACCTACACCAGGGAATAGAAGATCGCACCTTCTGCTGCACCAGTGTTCAATCTCCTAGCAGTTTCATCCATTGGACACTTCTGCTGCTTGTATTTTATGCTTTAAATGTAACCTGCTGTGTTTTAGTTTCCTAACTGCAACCACAACTTAACTTTAGATTATTTACCATAATCAGGATCTTTCCATGCACACGGTCACTCAGTGTCATTTAAATAGTGATTCTGACCATTCTCCTCTTTAATCTGGCTTTTGGGATTCCCCCCCAATTGTTCAGAAGTgcaatactaaaaaaaaaaaaaaaagcagcggAGTGGTCCTTTAAAGGCAGTTTAGGAGTACTGAATTTCATTTGTCCTCAGAACAAAGTGAATTTCTTTTGTGTGCTTGTTGTTTTCTGGTATTTTGAGGAGCCCTAATAAAGAAAAGGTGCAAGCTGATTATTTTGGCTCTATGTGTATGTGGATCATCCTCGTTTTAGTTTTTAGGTCACAAGACtagacatttaaaataaacttttgtaACGGTGCAGGACTCTTGAGAAATGGCTGCACAGCTTTTGTTTAAACAGCACTTGAACTCTGAATGACCTCCCTTTGGCTCCAGGCCCCACAGAGGAGGAGGTCAAAATATGTGATCGATGCTTCTTGGATGTTTTTCCTCAGACT harbors:
- the niban2b gene encoding protein Niban 2b; this translates as MGDVISSHLDEAKREIITAQTGEVMGEFGRLYEQQYAVALFNKVRFDIEGGGGPQPQLLHRKIPLENKSIFSGSLFQYLEENKKWRNRFLFVPDSYNINYFDSKAAHDRRLHPKGTINCAGYKVLTSMDQYLDLISNSLPGVKAKVGSSPFLKCPTQFPLILWHPYGRHYYFCVVTEKEQQKWHAVLQDCVRHANDGLSEENKIQTPAFTDAVRIYRQAKGHYGTWEMMCGVQSQILSNLVMEGLLPDLRELISPRLKGKLHERQRNWMLISDAVYSLVQEQCKAQYEAVVQKCEAGHTLLEASIRTDMDQIITSKEHVTNKIRAVVLPKAEKLLKVSIEPYISSILDALMEPTSRGFSEVRDVFFRELVDMSKNTLNEGTKETVAQHMEKISMLAFHPVKMQSCYEKVEQLSLEGLQQRFDVSSPSVFVQRAQILMREQMDDAVYTFEQILHQSLESQGTEELCKTIQRCQDRVIKKFDYDSSTVRKRFFREALLQIFIPYMLKQLSPSCASELPRFQELIFEDFSRFILVENIFEEVVLHSVMKDIMMAVKEAAVQRRHNLYRDSIVLSNSDPSLQLLGESPSIDWAGEYGGAQEEEADAAGEDTEGDAQGEDGESQKRRRMKQVVSMIQVEDSPVLPSESCVEVAGINDIPEEGSDEEKEEEELSPDQNESPCPKPTENPPDLSSSSVLKAEEAKPVEAKPEEAKPEEAKPEEAKPVEAKPVEAKPEEAKPVEAKPEEAKPVEAKPEEAKPEEAKPVEAKPEEAKPVEAKPVEAKPEEAKPVEAKPEEAKPVEAKPVEAKPEEAKPEEAKPEEAKPEEAKPVEAKPVEAKPVEAKPVEAKPVEAKPVEAKPVEAKPEEQDKEEVQLKGESSTATEEKAQGDNSQLVEEEQQPPPPPTNQEVSEEVPPPPPPAEEVPPEATAEFPPPPYDDSGFQSPSSDRALEEEVEVASSKDAPQPAEETSVATAPQVETENQ